A single genomic interval of Chrysemys picta bellii isolate R12L10 chromosome 8, ASM1138683v2, whole genome shotgun sequence harbors:
- the TEX38 gene encoding testis-expressed protein 38, whose product MLSWLPLYFASLGLCYILIFSSMFFFHWKKVVQREQRAKAWVELMRSETFFPNAVVHWANKRAHYGIKAEVCTPESRASPKQNGKSFDRQNNTGRDGAFFPSLTGVGSYKLVFQELPWARSPSSLPPLLHHSTSYPFSATPSRTVPFSSLPNVTKSGNGRCHLSNSNSACEI is encoded by the exons atgctGA GTTGGCTGCCTCTCTACTTTGCGAGCCTAGGGCTATGTTACATCTTGATATTCAGTAGCATGTTTTTCTTTCACTGGAAGAAAGTCGTCCAGCGGGAGCAACGTGCAAAAGCCTGGGTTGAGCTGATGAGGAGCGAAACATTCTTCCCCAATGCAGTAGTTCACTGGGCTAACAAGAGAGCTCATTATGGGATTAAAGCAGAGGTATGCACTCCCGAGTCCAGGGCCAGCccaaaacaaaatggcaaaagctTTGACAGACAGAACAACACAGGCAGGGATGGAGCTTTCTTCCCTTCCCTCACAGGTGTGGGTTCATACAAACTGGTGTTTCAGGAACTGCCATGGGCTCGTTCACCCTCCAGCCTGCCACCGCTGCTCCATCATTCAACCTCTTATCCTTTTTCAGCCACTCCATCAAGGACTGTTCCATTCAGCTCTCTTCCTAATGTAACGAAGTCAGGAAATGGGAGATGCCACCTCAGTAACAGCAACTCTGCTTGTGAGATATAA